The following are from one region of the Passer domesticus isolate bPasDom1 chromosome 26 unlocalized genomic scaffold, bPasDom1.hap1 SUPER_26_unloc_1, whole genome shotgun sequence genome:
- the LOC135291654 gene encoding uncharacterized protein LOC135291654 isoform X5 has product MDHLGPCDIGSHPSACEVAERCRRAIEDIPRLLRPPKHPRSVPKVSPVSMELQKVYRTQLKKTVDVVGNLGEVADTVTGSHRGKFLHEPPDSLHEALKNFTQSICKILNHSDVTSLGHYSVPSLGRALAALWPNPGTTWVDIRAVASAWRELVAKLVDCWDKLAREATELRDACRKLVMEQHLMALDKEEVAREMATHDAHVVAATNEAMGEAVVATRRAMVATRRGHWAEVALGPLERFVASCDKATLFNWNMEWRLRDIEAILKGTSVVSPDVLQALVDKVAEFEWLWDALARLAKDHLLGTLGVIEKCLLSPCGGPGSRTVAEQCQKAIKDIPRLMLGQ; this is encoded by the exons TCCCAGTGCCTGTGAGGTGGCCGAGAGGTGCCGAAGAGCCATCGAGGACATCCCAAGACTCCTTCGACCCCCAAAACATCCCCGGAgcgtccccaaggtgtccccagtgaGCATGGAGCTCCAAAAG GTCTACCGTACACAGCTGAAAAAGACAGTGGATGTGGTGGGCAACCTGGGTGAGGTGGCGGACACTGTGACCGGGTCACACAGGGGCAAGTTCCTGCATGAGCCCCCAGACTCCCTGCATGAGGCCCTGAAGAACTTCACCCAGAGCATCTGTAAGATCCTGAACCACAGCGATGTCACCTCCCTGGGTCACTAtagtgtcccctccctgggccgggccctggctgccctctggcCCAACCCAGGGACAACCTGGGTTGATATCAGAGCTGTGGCCAGCGCCTGGCGGGAGTTGGTGGCCAAGCTCGTGGACTGCTGGGACaagctggccagggaggccaccGAGCTCCGTGATGCCTGCAGGAAGTTGGTCATGGAGCAGCACCTGATGGCCCTGGACAAGGAGGAGGTGGCCCGGGAAATGGCCACACATGATGCCCATGTGGTGGCAGCCACCAACGAGGCCATGGGAGAGGCTGTGGTGGCCACCAGGCGGGCAATGGTGGCCACCAGGAGGGGACATTGGGCCgaggtggccctggggccaCTGGAGCGCTTTGTGGCCTCGTGTGACAAAGCCACCTTGTTCAACTGGAACATGGAGTGGCGGCTCAGGGACATTGAGGCCATCCTGAAGGGAACAAGTGTGGTGTCCCCTGATGTCCTCCAGGCCTTGGTGGACAAGGTGGCCGAGTTTGAGTGGCTGTGGGATGCCTTGGCCCGCCTCGCCAAGgatcacctgctggggacacttggggtcATTGAAAAATGTCTCTTGAGTCCCTgtggtggccctggcagccGCACGGTGGCCGAGCAGTGCCAAAAAGCCATCAAGGACATCCCAAGGCTGATGTTGGGACAGTGA
- the LOC135291654 gene encoding uncharacterized protein LOC135291654 isoform X1 has translation MEPLEELQRRVGDIKASLKGTNEVSPNVPEDYLVAKVAEAKRLWEANTRLAEDHLLGTVDNIIDFLFDGGLTSPSACEVAERCRRAIEDIPRLLRPPKHPRSVPKVSPVSMELQKVYRTQLKKTVDVVGNLGEVADTVTGSHRGKFLHEPPDSLHEALKNFTQSICKILNHSDVTSLGHYSVPSLGRALAALWPNPGTTWVDIRAVASAWRELVAKLVDCWDKLAREATELRDACRKLVMEQHLMALDKEEVAREMATHDAHVVAATNEAMGEAVVATRRAMVATRRGHWAEVALGPLERFVASCDKATLFNWNMEWRLRDIEAILKGTSVVSPDVLQALVDKVAEFEWLWDALARLAKDHLLGTLGVIEKCLLSPCGGPGSRTVAEQCQKAIKDIPRLMLGQ, from the exons gagctgcagcggAGGGTTGGGGACATCAAGGCCTCCCTGAAGGGGACAAATGAGgtgtcccccaatgtccccgaggACTACTTGGTGGCCAAGGTGGCCGAGGCCAAGCGGCTGTGGGAGGCCAACACCCGCCTGGCCGAGgatcacctgctggggacagttgACAACATCATTGACTTCTTGTTCGATGGTGGTCTCACCAGTCCCAGTGCCTGTGAGGTGGCCGAGAGGTGCCGAAGAGCCATCGAGGACATCCCAAGACTCCTTCGACCCCCAAAACATCCCCGGAgcgtccccaaggtgtccccagtgaGCATGGAGCTCCAAAAG GTCTACCGTACACAGCTGAAAAAGACAGTGGATGTGGTGGGCAACCTGGGTGAGGTGGCGGACACTGTGACCGGGTCACACAGGGGCAAGTTCCTGCATGAGCCCCCAGACTCCCTGCATGAGGCCCTGAAGAACTTCACCCAGAGCATCTGTAAGATCCTGAACCACAGCGATGTCACCTCCCTGGGTCACTAtagtgtcccctccctgggccgggccctggctgccctctggcCCAACCCAGGGACAACCTGGGTTGATATCAGAGCTGTGGCCAGCGCCTGGCGGGAGTTGGTGGCCAAGCTCGTGGACTGCTGGGACaagctggccagggaggccaccGAGCTCCGTGATGCCTGCAGGAAGTTGGTCATGGAGCAGCACCTGATGGCCCTGGACAAGGAGGAGGTGGCCCGGGAAATGGCCACACATGATGCCCATGTGGTGGCAGCCACCAACGAGGCCATGGGAGAGGCTGTGGTGGCCACCAGGCGGGCAATGGTGGCCACCAGGAGGGGACATTGGGCCgaggtggccctggggccaCTGGAGCGCTTTGTGGCCTCGTGTGACAAAGCCACCTTGTTCAACTGGAACATGGAGTGGCGGCTCAGGGACATTGAGGCCATCCTGAAGGGAACAAGTGTGGTGTCCCCTGATGTCCTCCAGGCCTTGGTGGACAAGGTGGCCGAGTTTGAGTGGCTGTGGGATGCCTTGGCCCGCCTCGCCAAGgatcacctgctggggacacttggggtcATTGAAAAATGTCTCTTGAGTCCCTgtggtggccctggcagccGCACGGTGGCCGAGCAGTGCCAAAAAGCCATCAAGGACATCCCAAGGCTGATGTTGGGACAGTGA
- the LOC135291654 gene encoding uncharacterized protein LOC135291654 isoform X6: protein MPLPRPWNYRTSPSACEVAERCRRAIEDIPRLLRPPKHPRSVPKVSPVSMELQKVYRTQLKKTVDVVGNLGEVADTVTGSHRGKFLHEPPDSLHEALKNFTQSICKILNHSDVTSLGHYSVPSLGRALAALWPNPGTTWVDIRAVASAWRELVAKLVDCWDKLAREATELRDACRKLVMEQHLMALDKEEVAREMATHDAHVVAATNEAMGEAVVATRRAMVATRRGHWAEVALGPLERFVASCDKATLFNWNMEWRLRDIEAILKGTSVVSPDVLQALVDKVAEFEWLWDALARLAKDHLLGTLGVIEKCLLSPCGGPGSRTVAEQCQKAIKDIPRLMLGQ, encoded by the exons CCCAGGCCATGGAACTACAGGACAAG TCCCAGTGCCTGTGAGGTGGCCGAGAGGTGCCGAAGAGCCATCGAGGACATCCCAAGACTCCTTCGACCCCCAAAACATCCCCGGAgcgtccccaaggtgtccccagtgaGCATGGAGCTCCAAAAG GTCTACCGTACACAGCTGAAAAAGACAGTGGATGTGGTGGGCAACCTGGGTGAGGTGGCGGACACTGTGACCGGGTCACACAGGGGCAAGTTCCTGCATGAGCCCCCAGACTCCCTGCATGAGGCCCTGAAGAACTTCACCCAGAGCATCTGTAAGATCCTGAACCACAGCGATGTCACCTCCCTGGGTCACTAtagtgtcccctccctgggccgggccctggctgccctctggcCCAACCCAGGGACAACCTGGGTTGATATCAGAGCTGTGGCCAGCGCCTGGCGGGAGTTGGTGGCCAAGCTCGTGGACTGCTGGGACaagctggccagggaggccaccGAGCTCCGTGATGCCTGCAGGAAGTTGGTCATGGAGCAGCACCTGATGGCCCTGGACAAGGAGGAGGTGGCCCGGGAAATGGCCACACATGATGCCCATGTGGTGGCAGCCACCAACGAGGCCATGGGAGAGGCTGTGGTGGCCACCAGGCGGGCAATGGTGGCCACCAGGAGGGGACATTGGGCCgaggtggccctggggccaCTGGAGCGCTTTGTGGCCTCGTGTGACAAAGCCACCTTGTTCAACTGGAACATGGAGTGGCGGCTCAGGGACATTGAGGCCATCCTGAAGGGAACAAGTGTGGTGTCCCCTGATGTCCTCCAGGCCTTGGTGGACAAGGTGGCCGAGTTTGAGTGGCTGTGGGATGCCTTGGCCCGCCTCGCCAAGgatcacctgctggggacacttggggtcATTGAAAAATGTCTCTTGAGTCCCTgtggtggccctggcagccGCACGGTGGCCGAGCAGTGCCAAAAAGCCATCAAGGACATCCCAAGGCTGATGTTGGGACAGTGA
- the LOC135291654 gene encoding uncharacterized protein LOC135291654 isoform X4, whose product MPPMSQMERRKITGPSACEVAERCRRAIEDIPRLLRPPKHPRSVPKVSPVSMELQKVYRTQLKKTVDVVGNLGEVADTVTGSHRGKFLHEPPDSLHEALKNFTQSICKILNHSDVTSLGHYSVPSLGRALAALWPNPGTTWVDIRAVASAWRELVAKLVDCWDKLAREATELRDACRKLVMEQHLMALDKEEVAREMATHDAHVVAATNEAMGEAVVATRRAMVATRRGHWAEVALGPLERFVASCDKATLFNWNMEWRLRDIEAILKGTSVVSPDVLQALVDKVAEFEWLWDALARLAKDHLLGTLGVIEKCLLSPCGGPGSRTVAEQCQKAIKDIPRLMLGQ is encoded by the exons TCCCAGTGCCTGTGAGGTGGCCGAGAGGTGCCGAAGAGCCATCGAGGACATCCCAAGACTCCTTCGACCCCCAAAACATCCCCGGAgcgtccccaaggtgtccccagtgaGCATGGAGCTCCAAAAG GTCTACCGTACACAGCTGAAAAAGACAGTGGATGTGGTGGGCAACCTGGGTGAGGTGGCGGACACTGTGACCGGGTCACACAGGGGCAAGTTCCTGCATGAGCCCCCAGACTCCCTGCATGAGGCCCTGAAGAACTTCACCCAGAGCATCTGTAAGATCCTGAACCACAGCGATGTCACCTCCCTGGGTCACTAtagtgtcccctccctgggccgggccctggctgccctctggcCCAACCCAGGGACAACCTGGGTTGATATCAGAGCTGTGGCCAGCGCCTGGCGGGAGTTGGTGGCCAAGCTCGTGGACTGCTGGGACaagctggccagggaggccaccGAGCTCCGTGATGCCTGCAGGAAGTTGGTCATGGAGCAGCACCTGATGGCCCTGGACAAGGAGGAGGTGGCCCGGGAAATGGCCACACATGATGCCCATGTGGTGGCAGCCACCAACGAGGCCATGGGAGAGGCTGTGGTGGCCACCAGGCGGGCAATGGTGGCCACCAGGAGGGGACATTGGGCCgaggtggccctggggccaCTGGAGCGCTTTGTGGCCTCGTGTGACAAAGCCACCTTGTTCAACTGGAACATGGAGTGGCGGCTCAGGGACATTGAGGCCATCCTGAAGGGAACAAGTGTGGTGTCCCCTGATGTCCTCCAGGCCTTGGTGGACAAGGTGGCCGAGTTTGAGTGGCTGTGGGATGCCTTGGCCCGCCTCGCCAAGgatcacctgctggggacacttggggtcATTGAAAAATGTCTCTTGAGTCCCTgtggtggccctggcagccGCACGGTGGCCGAGCAGTGCCAAAAAGCCATCAAGGACATCCCAAGGCTGATGTTGGGACAGTGA
- the LOC135291654 gene encoding uncharacterized protein LOC135291654 isoform X3: MSLECPQRPWSPSSPSACEVAERCRRAIEDIPRLLRPPKHPRSVPKVSPVSMELQKVYRTQLKKTVDVVGNLGEVADTVTGSHRGKFLHEPPDSLHEALKNFTQSICKILNHSDVTSLGHYSVPSLGRALAALWPNPGTTWVDIRAVASAWRELVAKLVDCWDKLAREATELRDACRKLVMEQHLMALDKEEVAREMATHDAHVVAATNEAMGEAVVATRRAMVATRRGHWAEVALGPLERFVASCDKATLFNWNMEWRLRDIEAILKGTSVVSPDVLQALVDKVAEFEWLWDALARLAKDHLLGTLGVIEKCLLSPCGGPGSRTVAEQCQKAIKDIPRLMLGQ, translated from the exons TCCCAGTGCCTGTGAGGTGGCCGAGAGGTGCCGAAGAGCCATCGAGGACATCCCAAGACTCCTTCGACCCCCAAAACATCCCCGGAgcgtccccaaggtgtccccagtgaGCATGGAGCTCCAAAAG GTCTACCGTACACAGCTGAAAAAGACAGTGGATGTGGTGGGCAACCTGGGTGAGGTGGCGGACACTGTGACCGGGTCACACAGGGGCAAGTTCCTGCATGAGCCCCCAGACTCCCTGCATGAGGCCCTGAAGAACTTCACCCAGAGCATCTGTAAGATCCTGAACCACAGCGATGTCACCTCCCTGGGTCACTAtagtgtcccctccctgggccgggccctggctgccctctggcCCAACCCAGGGACAACCTGGGTTGATATCAGAGCTGTGGCCAGCGCCTGGCGGGAGTTGGTGGCCAAGCTCGTGGACTGCTGGGACaagctggccagggaggccaccGAGCTCCGTGATGCCTGCAGGAAGTTGGTCATGGAGCAGCACCTGATGGCCCTGGACAAGGAGGAGGTGGCCCGGGAAATGGCCACACATGATGCCCATGTGGTGGCAGCCACCAACGAGGCCATGGGAGAGGCTGTGGTGGCCACCAGGCGGGCAATGGTGGCCACCAGGAGGGGACATTGGGCCgaggtggccctggggccaCTGGAGCGCTTTGTGGCCTCGTGTGACAAAGCCACCTTGTTCAACTGGAACATGGAGTGGCGGCTCAGGGACATTGAGGCCATCCTGAAGGGAACAAGTGTGGTGTCCCCTGATGTCCTCCAGGCCTTGGTGGACAAGGTGGCCGAGTTTGAGTGGCTGTGGGATGCCTTGGCCCGCCTCGCCAAGgatcacctgctggggacacttggggtcATTGAAAAATGTCTCTTGAGTCCCTgtggtggccctggcagccGCACGGTGGCCGAGCAGTGCCAAAAAGCCATCAAGGACATCCCAAGGCTGATGTTGGGACAGTGA